One genomic region from Conexibacter woesei DSM 14684 encodes:
- a CDS encoding Nif3-like dinuclear metal center hexameric protein: protein MAARTDEIVAFLDELLEIERFSDYGPNGLQVPGGETVTTVVTGVSAQLELFERAVDHGAELVLAHHGILWDFDPRRIGPAHARRLRTLLAADIALAAYHLPLDAHLEVGNNALLAAGLGATRTEPAFAHSGTTIGVVAHFDQDGGVPIEELVARVATLTDRDPLVNAAGPPAVRTLGIVSGGAAGDISTAIELGLDAFMTGEPKEHVMAQARENGIHFLAAGHYATETFGIRRLGELVAERFGVAHRFVDIPNPV, encoded by the coding sequence ATGGCCGCCCGGACTGATGAGATCGTCGCCTTCCTCGACGAGCTGCTCGAGATCGAGCGCTTCTCGGACTACGGGCCGAACGGGCTCCAGGTTCCCGGCGGCGAGACGGTCACCACAGTCGTCACGGGGGTCTCGGCGCAGCTGGAGCTGTTCGAGCGGGCGGTCGACCACGGCGCGGAGCTGGTGCTCGCGCACCACGGGATCCTGTGGGACTTCGATCCGCGCCGGATCGGGCCGGCGCACGCGCGCCGGCTCAGAACGCTGCTCGCCGCCGACATCGCGCTGGCGGCGTACCACCTGCCGCTCGACGCGCACCTCGAGGTCGGCAACAACGCGCTGCTGGCCGCGGGCCTCGGCGCGACGCGGACCGAGCCCGCCTTCGCCCACAGCGGCACGACGATCGGCGTCGTCGCGCACTTCGACCAAGACGGCGGCGTGCCGATCGAGGAGCTGGTCGCGCGCGTCGCGACGCTGACCGACCGCGACCCGCTCGTCAACGCCGCGGGACCGCCGGCGGTCCGCACGCTCGGGATCGTCTCCGGCGGCGCCGCGGGCGACATCTCGACCGCGATCGAGCTCGGGCTCGACGCGTTCATGACCGGCGAGCCGAAGGAGCACGTGATGGCGCAGGCGCGCGAGAACGGCATCCACTTCCTCGCCGCCGGCCACTACGCGACCGAGACGTTCGGCATCCGCCGACTCGGCGAGCTGGTCGCCGAGCGGTTCGGCGTCGCTCACCGCTTCGTCGACATTCCAAACCCTGTCTGA
- a CDS encoding helix-turn-helix domain-containing protein, translating to MLGPEFVALGRAAREVRARRDLSQEVLGSRGGLHRNYVGAIERGEINPTFRVLSKLAYGLDVPLSELFLLYEARQREEAIRR from the coding sequence GTGCTCGGACCAGAGTTCGTAGCGCTCGGCAGAGCGGCGCGGGAGGTCCGCGCCCGCCGGGACCTCTCCCAGGAGGTGCTGGGGTCTCGGGGCGGGCTGCATCGCAACTACGTCGGCGCGATCGAGCGCGGCGAGATCAACCCGACCTTCCGGGTGCTGAGCAAGCTCGCCTATGGACTCGACGTCCCGCTCTCGGAGCTGTTCCTGCTCTACGAGGCGCGACAGCGGGAGGAGGCGATCAGGCGATGA